A single window of Sphingobacteriales bacterium DNA harbors:
- a CDS encoding T9SS C-terminal target domain-containing protein — protein MTHQKNNKKQITSAKIFVAILCIATIFSSCKKEINYDDEDTLPPFQRPVVELSGNITGNRFLDKDTVYRLNGVVNVGIDANVNNTTPEATGILTIEAGTVIIGKKGTTGTANPGTLLIHRGSKIYAIGTSSNPIIFTSAEVTKAPGDWGGLVICGKAKNNQPGGVAELEGSYGAFHGGNDDNDTSGILSYVRLEYAGFPILQDKEINTLTLGSVGRGTQIDHIQASFGNDDAFEWFGGTVNCSHLIAFSTTDDDFDCDFGYTGNVQFAVAFRNSGLADALSGSNGFEVDNDGTGTSNTPITAPTFSNVSIFGPKNDSTTTIDANFRRAMHLRRSNKIKIYNSFFTGYPQGLVIDGAVTKTNAENGDLVIKNSVLSLLDNWTAYLPYKSDQSGFNVSTWFNDAAKNNSTVANVTAAGFTPANLYNNTNPNFLPNTGSVLLSGASFIGLPSFFTTVTYKGAFNSTDDWTIGWTNFNPATTEYVR, from the coding sequence ATGACACATCAAAAAAACAACAAAAAACAAATTACATCAGCAAAAATATTTGTAGCAATATTATGTATTGCCACAATCTTCTCATCATGCAAAAAAGAAATTAATTATGATGATGAAGATACATTACCACCATTTCAACGTCCAGTTGTAGAACTATCTGGCAATATAACAGGAAATAGATTTTTAGATAAAGATACCGTATATCGTTTAAATGGTGTAGTAAACGTAGGTATAGATGCAAATGTAAACAACACAACACCAGAAGCAACAGGCATCTTAACAATAGAAGCAGGAACTGTAATTATTGGAAAAAAAGGAACAACAGGCACAGCAAATCCAGGCACATTATTAATACACAGAGGAAGTAAAATCTATGCAATAGGTACATCAAGTAATCCAATTATTTTTACATCAGCAGAAGTAACAAAAGCACCAGGCGATTGGGGCGGATTAGTAATATGTGGAAAAGCTAAAAACAACCAACCAGGTGGTGTAGCAGAATTAGAAGGTAGCTATGGTGCATTTCATGGCGGCAATGATGATAACGATACATCAGGTATTTTAAGCTATGTAAGATTAGAGTATGCAGGGTTTCCTATCTTACAAGATAAAGAAATTAATACTTTAACATTAGGTTCAGTTGGTAGAGGTACTCAAATAGATCATATTCAAGCAAGCTTTGGAAATGATGATGCTTTTGAATGGTTTGGAGGCACAGTAAATTGCTCACATTTAATTGCATTCTCAACAACTGACGATGATTTTGATTGCGATTTTGGCTATACAGGAAATGTACAATTTGCTGTTGCATTCAGAAACTCAGGATTAGCAGATGCACTTTCTGGCTCAAATGGGTTTGAAGTAGACAATGATGGAACAGGCACATCAAACACACCAATTACAGCACCAACATTTTCTAATGTATCTATATTTGGTCCAAAAAATGATTCTACAACAACAATAGATGCAAACTTTAGAAGAGCAATGCATTTAAGAAGAAGCAACAAAATTAAAATCTACAATTCATTTTTCACAGGTTATCCTCAAGGTCTAGTTATTGATGGTGCAGTTACCAAAACTAATGCAGAAAATGGAGATTTAGTAATTAAAAATTCTGTCTTATCATTATTAGACAATTGGACAGCATATCTACCATACAAATCAGACCAATCAGGGTTCAATGTTTCTACATGGTTTAATGATGCCGCCAAAAACAATAGCACAGTAGCTAATGTTACAGCAGCTGGATTTACACCTGCAAATTTATACAACAATACAAATCCAAATTTTTTACCTAATACAGGCTCAGTATTATTAAGTGGAGCAAGCTTTATAGGCTTACCTTCATTTTTTACTACTGTAACTTACAAAGGTGCATTCAATAGTACAGATGATTGGACAATCGGTTGGACAAATTTCAACCCAGCAACAACAGAATATGTAAGATAA
- a CDS encoding alpha/beta hydrolase, which yields MTNYFISGIASDYRAFLPQYEAIENAVYLPFPKHESKDTMNSYAQKFVPLINQNEPFNIIAHSMGGIITMELIKYVVPQKIILLSTVKSRDEMPAKLTHMRYTNAHKLLPGYGFIKSIEIGSTFFPEIRNNTQLRKTVVDMAKANKPKFLYWAVNAIIKWNGTNDYRKDIIHIHGTNDKMFPYRNIRNAIPVFNGSHEMHVLRAEEINRLINYYLAK from the coding sequence ATGACAAACTATTTTATTTCTGGAATAGCCTCAGATTATAGAGCATTTTTACCACAGTACGAAGCAATAGAGAATGCTGTTTATTTGCCGTTTCCTAAGCACGAGTCAAAGGATACAATGAATAGCTATGCACAAAAATTTGTACCTTTAATAAACCAAAATGAACCTTTTAATATCATTGCACACTCAATGGGTGGCATTATTACAATGGAACTAATTAAATATGTAGTGCCACAAAAGATTATTTTACTTTCAACCGTAAAATCAAGAGATGAGATGCCTGCAAAACTCACGCATATGAGATACACAAATGCTCATAAACTACTACCTGGCTATGGTTTTATAAAAAGTATAGAAATTGGTTCTACATTTTTTCCAGAAATTAGAAACAACACACAACTCAGGAAAACTGTGGTTGATATGGCAAAAGCAAACAAGCCAAAATTTTTATATTGGGCAGTAAATGCAATCATAAAATGGAATGGAACTAATGATTATAGAAAGGATATCATTCACATTCATGGTACTAATGACAAAATGTTTCCATATAGAAACATCAGAAATGCAATTCCTGTTTTCAACGGATCACATGAAATGCATGTACTAAGAGCAGAAGAAATCAATAGACTAATTAATTATTATCTAGCAAAGTAA
- a CDS encoding bifunctional phosphoribosyl-AMP cyclohydrolase/phosphoribosyl-ATP diphosphatase HisIE, with amino-acid sequence MQIDFNKLNGLVPAIVQDAHTGTVLMLGFMNEAAYQKTLELKKVTFFSRSKNRLWTKGEESGHYLELISMKQDCDNDTILVKANPIGATCHTGTDTCWNEENKEQFSFLYELESIIQNRKNEPNESSYTSSLFKKGINKIAQKVGEEAVELVIEAKDNNADLFKNEAADLLYHYLILLAAKDFTLQDIVTVLKARHNK; translated from the coding sequence ATGCAAATTGATTTTAATAAATTAAATGGGCTAGTTCCAGCAATTGTACAAGACGCACATACAGGAACTGTGCTAATGCTTGGTTTTATGAATGAGGCAGCCTATCAAAAAACATTAGAACTAAAAAAAGTAACATTCTTCTCAAGATCTAAAAATAGATTATGGACTAAAGGAGAAGAAAGTGGGCATTATTTAGAACTTATTTCTATGAAGCAAGATTGCGACAATGATACTATTTTAGTAAAAGCAAATCCAATTGGTGCAACATGTCATACAGGAACAGACACCTGTTGGAATGAAGAAAACAAAGAACAATTCTCATTCTTATATGAATTAGAAAGCATCATTCAGAATAGAAAAAATGAGCCCAATGAAAGTTCATATACAAGTAGTCTATTCAAGAAAGGAATTAATAAAATAGCTCAAAAAGTAGGAGAAGAGGCTGTAGAATTGGTGATTGAAGCAAAAGACAATAACGCTGATTTATTTAAAAATGAAGCAGCCGATTTGCTCTATCATTATTTAATTCTGCTTGCAGCAAAAGACTTCACATTGCAAGATATTGTAACAGTATTGAAAGCACGTCACAACAAATAA
- a CDS encoding SusD/RagB family nutrient-binding outer membrane lipoprotein, protein MNKIKLLYIILLLSIVTSCRKGYLDINTDPDAATKTEPEYLLNFSAAAFANERMAEIYGTRLYTQTWLGGEYNAWDDEFFTVSPFTTNNFWSITYGDVISNANQAREQALIKFSEPDNAVAQVDVWKAYVFYSVSMLWEDVPFTEVGQINTIVAPKYDDQQVVLNGVLSLLDDAIDKFNTGNNQKINDPWFSGDISKWKKLARSLKLKVLMTMVDADPTKASEIGDLISDGGFMTSNSDNWSFNFINESGKKNPIWMIVEKYYGSDQECWLASNVVLDLLQSNNDPRIEQFYELGPDATDYLGIDPYESNTAYISECSRVSTNIVNGAYPDYMMTYAEQELLIAEAITRGFASGDAASNFASGVSASMDHYGVSGVDASTYITNLDFASASTSDALVLIYHEQYLDLFDRALEPWTQWRRTEYPALTLPEYAEISDIIRRLSYSPTEQAANANAKANKPLDTKMWFDL, encoded by the coding sequence ATGAATAAAATTAAATTATTATACATTATACTGTTATTATCTATTGTAACATCATGTAGAAAAGGTTACTTAGATATAAATACAGACCCAGATGCTGCAACCAAAACGGAACCTGAGTATCTTTTAAATTTTTCAGCAGCAGCATTTGCAAATGAAAGAATGGCTGAAATATATGGCACGAGACTTTATACTCAAACTTGGTTGGGAGGAGAATATAATGCTTGGGATGATGAATTCTTTACAGTAAGTCCATTTACTACAAATAATTTTTGGTCTATTACCTATGGAGATGTAATAAGTAATGCAAATCAAGCACGAGAGCAGGCTTTAATCAAATTTTCAGAGCCAGATAACGCTGTTGCACAAGTTGATGTATGGAAGGCGTATGTATTCTATAGTGTATCAATGTTGTGGGAAGATGTGCCATTTACAGAAGTTGGTCAAATCAATACGATTGTTGCACCAAAGTATGATGACCAACAAGTTGTATTAAATGGTGTTTTGTCATTATTAGATGATGCCATAGATAAATTTAATACAGGAAACAATCAAAAAATTAATGACCCATGGTTTTCTGGAGACATTTCTAAATGGAAAAAATTAGCACGTTCATTAAAATTAAAAGTGTTAATGACTATGGTTGATGCAGATCCAACTAAAGCATCAGAAATTGGAGATTTAATTTCAGATGGCGGATTTATGACATCAAATAGTGATAATTGGAGTTTCAATTTTATCAATGAATCAGGAAAGAAAAACCCTATTTGGATGATTGTTGAGAAATATTATGGTAGTGATCAAGAATGTTGGTTAGCATCTAATGTCGTATTAGATTTATTACAATCAAACAATGACCCAAGAATTGAACAATTTTATGAATTAGGCCCAGATGCAACCGACTATCTAGGTATAGATCCGTATGAGTCAAATACAGCATATATTAGTGAATGTTCAAGAGTAAGTACAAATATCGTTAATGGTGCATACCCAGATTATATGATGACCTATGCAGAGCAAGAGCTTTTAATTGCTGAAGCAATTACTAGAGGTTTTGCATCAGGTGATGCAGCATCTAATTTTGCTAGCGGTGTTAGTGCTTCAATGGATCATTATGGTGTGTCTGGTGTTGATGCATCTACCTATATTACTAACCTTGATTTTGCTTCAGCAAGTACTAGTGATGCTTTAGTATTAATTTATCATGAACAATATTTAGATCTATTTGATAGAGCTTTAGAACCTTGGACTCAATGGAGAAGAACAGAATATCCAGCCTTAACACTTCCTGAATATGCAGAGATAAGTGATATTATTAGAAGATTGTCTTATTCACCAACTGAACAAGCTGCAAATGCGAATGCGAAAGCTAATAAGCCATTAGACACTAAAATGTGGTTTGATTTATAA
- a CDS encoding nitrite/sulfite reductase: MSLTITKNISAAATKDIFELQNKIQDFLDGAIPEDKFKHFRLTRGVYGQRQLGVQMFRIKIPMGRITPNQLIRVANLSEAYASANLHLTTRQDIQLHYVKVKDAPSIWVGLEDCGLTGREACGNTVRNITASATAGIDPNEPFDVSAHTYEAFSVLLRNPICQDMGRKVKIAFSATEQDTAFTYIHDFGFIPKIQDGKRGFKIVVGGGLGAQSFLAQTAYEFLEEEKIIPFLEAGLRVFDRYGERQRRHKARMKYLIKDLGLEKWMQLVDEEFTANKIKVYPINHNILPEAKPADAVAIPDVTIEDEKKYQDWLKANTFEQKQKGYHGIYLKVTNGDIKPDTARALAALVDSYASQDMRITMNQGMLVKFVRTEALPYMFTELDKLGLANIGFGTIADITTCPGTDTCNLGVTNSMTLARILEDVIQDEYYDLIFDKDIHIKMSGCMNACGQHMAANIGLHGSSIRVGDKVAPAMQIILGGGVDRNGVGSIGDKVVKLPTKKMPDALRTILDDYENNATKEEYYNDYYKRQGKNYFYTLLKPIADTTKFVDDDYFDYGHDEYFTPEVGVGECAGVAYDMIGVIIKDAQNKLTEASDALNNNQFPEAIYYSYTGFVIAAKAMLLSKDVECNTQIKILQDFDTHIVETSIIDIDGGFENLVLSINKNEPEETFATIYYNKFKEFFDAIIQYRENTMNADKLVVESAYKA, from the coding sequence ATGAGCTTAACTATAACTAAAAACATATCTGCTGCAGCAACAAAAGATATTTTTGAATTACAAAATAAAATTCAAGATTTTTTAGATGGTGCAATTCCAGAAGATAAATTCAAACATTTTAGGCTTACAAGAGGCGTATATGGTCAAAGACAATTAGGTGTACAAATGTTTAGAATAAAAATTCCTATGGGAAGAATTACACCAAATCAATTAATTAGAGTTGCAAATCTATCAGAAGCATATGCATCAGCAAATTTACATCTTACAACGAGACAAGATATTCAATTACACTATGTAAAAGTAAAAGATGCGCCATCAATTTGGGTAGGCTTAGAAGATTGTGGACTAACAGGTAGAGAAGCTTGTGGCAATACAGTTAGAAATATCACAGCATCAGCTACAGCAGGTATAGATCCGAACGAACCATTTGATGTATCAGCTCATACTTACGAAGCATTTTCGGTATTACTAAGAAACCCAATCTGTCAAGACATGGGAAGAAAAGTAAAAATTGCATTCTCAGCAACAGAACAAGACACAGCATTCACTTACATCCACGATTTTGGTTTTATACCAAAAATACAAGATGGCAAACGTGGCTTTAAGATTGTAGTTGGTGGTGGCTTAGGTGCACAATCATTCTTAGCACAAACAGCATATGAATTTTTAGAAGAAGAAAAAATAATTCCATTTTTAGAAGCAGGATTAAGAGTGTTTGATAGATATGGCGAACGCCAACGCAGACATAAAGCAAGAATGAAATACCTAATCAAAGATTTAGGATTAGAAAAATGGATGCAGCTAGTAGATGAAGAATTTACAGCAAACAAAATAAAAGTATATCCAATTAATCACAATATTCTACCAGAAGCAAAACCTGCTGATGCAGTAGCAATTCCTGATGTAACTATTGAAGATGAAAAGAAATACCAAGATTGGTTAAAGGCAAATACGTTTGAGCAAAAACAAAAAGGATACCATGGTATCTATCTTAAAGTTACCAATGGAGATATTAAGCCAGATACAGCAAGAGCTTTAGCTGCATTAGTAGATTCTTATGCATCACAAGATATGCGTATAACTATGAACCAAGGCATGCTTGTTAAATTTGTTAGAACAGAAGCATTACCATATATGTTCACCGAGTTAGACAAATTAGGCTTAGCAAATATAGGCTTCGGTACTATAGCAGACATTACAACTTGTCCAGGCACTGATACATGTAATCTAGGCGTAACAAATAGTATGACATTAGCTAGAATATTAGAAGATGTCATACAAGATGAATATTATGACTTAATATTTGATAAAGACATACATATAAAAATGAGTGGTTGTATGAATGCCTGCGGACAGCATATGGCAGCAAATATTGGACTACACGGAAGTTCTATTAGAGTTGGTGATAAAGTTGCACCAGCAATGCAAATCATTTTAGGTGGTGGTGTAGACAGAAATGGTGTTGGAAGTATTGGCGATAAAGTTGTAAAACTACCAACTAAAAAAATGCCTGATGCATTAAGAACTATCTTGGATGATTATGAAAATAATGCAACAAAAGAAGAATATTATAATGATTACTACAAAAGACAAGGTAAAAATTATTTCTATACATTATTGAAACCAATTGCAGATACTACAAAATTTGTAGACGATGATTATTTTGATTATGGACATGATGAGTATTTTACACCAGAAGTAGGCGTTGGCGAATGTGCTGGTGTAGCATATGATATGATTGGAGTAATCATCAAAGACGCACAAAATAAATTAACAGAAGCAAGTGATGCTTTAAATAATAATCAATTTCCAGAAGCAATATATTATTCATACACTGGGTTTGTCATTGCAGCAAAAGCAATGCTTCTAAGCAAAGATGTTGAATGTAATACACAAATTAAAATCTTACAAGATTTTGATACACATATTGTTGAAACAAGTATTATAGATATTGATGGTGGGTTCGAAAATTTAGTATTATCTATCAACAAAAATGAACCAGAAGAAACATTTGCTACTATATATTATAATAAATTCAAAGAATTTTTTGATGCAATAATTCAATATCGTGAAAATACGATGAATGCAGATAAATTAGTAGTTGAGAGTGCTTACAAAGCATAA
- a CDS encoding SusC/RagA family TonB-linked outer membrane protein — protein sequence MKKALALWILGLIVTAQVFAQNRTLSGTVTDAATGEALIGVNVTGKGTASGTVTDIDGKYTLELPKEVTALTFSYIGYTTIEKPITSLVINVAMAADQQIIDEVVVTAVAIEKEKKSIGYSATTVNSDKLNMVKETNLLNALAAKTPGVNITSQSGSIGSGSKITIRGVGSLSGGTPLMVIDGTPVSNLGSTATRNQIIGGGVDQGNKFAEINPDDIESMTILKGGAATALYGSQAANGVIIITTKRGKVSKSKVPSINIGVSVFRENPLKLPTYQNEYAQGNYGIYNERLMNGWGPKISAVQDQNFLYFTGDSVKLKAYNNNVSDFFQNGLSVISNFSISNADEKTDYRFAYSNLTQRGILPESKLGRHTFTINAGRKINEYLESRVSASLVTNTTTGRTRQGSNNESILPSIVLGMPRTINMSDLANNLYDTLGNVLGMDGYRQRQVNNPYWVAQNNPVSDKSFRFFGTGEVIIKPISWYSFTTRVGVDYISENRMAITRKNTLRMLNGAYSTTDIVQSQLNSDLISTFHKKWKNISLTYLTGLNIRNSSRRIVDIAAQDLVADELYTYANAKTVVTTEDKLKTRLIGLYHNLNIGLWDAFYIDGSFRTDFNSTLPKDNRIYHYFGVSGSFLPLSLIKNWNDKWLSYIKLRGSYAQVGSSYAAYLTNFTYNPVSSVYGQFATSITMPYGSLVGFESTGSYPDPNLKPSRQNDWEVGGEFNFFRNRLRVDYTYYQKISKDNIIALPISASTGFTSKIINAGSVSNKGHELLVSATVYESKNKDYAVDLYMNFTKNHQKLEKLYPGLKDYILTSGFSGFQIKAEEGQTFGLYGTAYLRDSSSGKYIINPSNGLRQTAGSPKRFGDIYPDWNMGVGADIYIKGLTLSVLFDFRKGGVMYSGTTSALRTSGLAAETAINREGSFIDDGVLLNGDGTTRPNDVPVASIEDFWKNNYATSLTEANVFDASFIKLRQIAISYALPSKFFENSKSIKGFSIGISGRNLALLKSHVPHVDPETNVFGTSLIGEGYEFLNSPSTRSYGFNINLKF from the coding sequence ATGAAGAAAGCATTAGCATTATGGATACTTGGCTTAATAGTTACAGCACAAGTATTTGCACAAAATCGTACCTTGAGTGGGACGGTCACAGATGCTGCAACTGGCGAGGCACTTATTGGTGTAAACGTTACAGGAAAAGGCACTGCATCAGGTACTGTTACAGACATTGATGGTAAGTACACATTAGAACTACCAAAAGAAGTAACAGCATTAACATTTTCTTATATTGGTTATACAACCATTGAGAAGCCAATTACGTCTCTAGTAATAAACGTAGCAATGGCAGCTGATCAACAAATAATTGACGAAGTAGTTGTAACTGCAGTAGCAATTGAGAAAGAAAAGAAGTCAATAGGTTATTCAGCTACAACAGTTAATAGCGATAAACTTAATATGGTTAAAGAGACAAATTTACTTAATGCATTGGCAGCTAAAACTCCAGGGGTAAATATTACTTCTCAATCTGGTTCAATTGGATCTGGGTCTAAAATCACAATTAGAGGTGTTGGTTCTTTGTCTGGAGGTACTCCACTGATGGTAATTGATGGTACGCCTGTCTCTAATCTAGGAAGTACTGCAACTAGAAATCAAATTATAGGTGGTGGGGTAGACCAAGGTAACAAGTTTGCAGAGATTAACCCTGATGATATAGAGTCAATGACAATTTTAAAAGGTGGAGCAGCAACAGCATTATATGGATCACAAGCAGCAAATGGAGTTATCATAATTACAACAAAAAGAGGTAAAGTATCAAAATCTAAAGTACCTTCAATTAATATTGGAGTTTCAGTGTTTAGAGAGAATCCATTAAAATTACCAACTTATCAAAACGAGTATGCACAAGGTAATTATGGAATATATAACGAAAGACTAATGAATGGTTGGGGACCTAAGATTAGTGCGGTGCAAGATCAGAACTTTTTATATTTTACTGGCGATTCTGTAAAGTTAAAAGCATATAATAATAATGTAAGTGATTTCTTTCAAAATGGATTAAGCGTTATTTCTAATTTCTCAATTAGTAACGCAGATGAGAAAACGGATTATAGATTTGCATATAGTAATTTAACACAAAGAGGAATTCTGCCTGAATCAAAATTAGGAAGACATACATTTACAATCAACGCAGGTAGAAAAATAAATGAGTACTTAGAATCTAGAGTTTCAGCATCATTGGTTACTAATACTACTACAGGTAGAACTAGACAAGGGTCTAATAATGAAAGTATTCTACCTTCAATTGTTCTTGGTATGCCAAGAACAATAAACATGTCAGATTTAGCAAATAATTTATACGATACATTAGGAAATGTATTAGGTATGGATGGATATAGACAAAGACAGGTAAATAACCCATATTGGGTAGCACAAAACAATCCTGTTTCTGATAAAAGTTTTAGATTTTTTGGAACAGGTGAGGTGATTATTAAACCAATCAGTTGGTATAGCTTTACAACAAGAGTAGGTGTAGATTATATTTCTGAAAATAGAATGGCAATAACTAGAAAAAATACGCTTAGAATGTTAAATGGCGCATATTCAACTACAGATATTGTACAATCACAGTTAAACTCAGATTTGATAAGTACATTCCATAAAAAATGGAAAAATATATCTTTAACTTACCTTACAGGTTTAAACATTAGAAATTCTTCAAGAAGGATTGTAGATATAGCCGCACAAGACTTAGTAGCAGATGAATTGTATACATATGCAAATGCTAAAACTGTTGTAACTACAGAAGATAAACTAAAAACAAGACTAATTGGATTGTATCATAACTTAAATATTGGTCTTTGGGATGCATTCTATATTGATGGTAGTTTTAGAACAGACTTTAATTCAACATTACCAAAAGACAATAGAATATATCATTATTTTGGTGTTAGTGGAAGTTTTCTACCATTATCTCTAATAAAAAATTGGAATGATAAATGGCTAAGCTATATTAAACTAAGAGGTTCTTATGCTCAAGTTGGTTCTTCTTATGCAGCATATTTAACTAACTTTACTTACAATCCTGTTAGTTCTGTCTATGGTCAATTTGCAACAAGCATAACTATGCCTTATGGCAGTTTAGTTGGTTTTGAATCTACAGGATCATATCCTGACCCAAATCTTAAACCTTCAAGACAAAATGACTGGGAAGTAGGAGGAGAGTTTAATTTCTTTAGAAATAGATTGAGAGTAGATTATACATACTATCAAAAAATAAGTAAAGATAATATTATAGCTTTACCAATAAGTGCATCAACAGGTTTCACATCAAAAATTATCAATGCAGGTTCTGTTTCTAATAAGGGACATGAATTACTGGTATCTGCAACAGTGTATGAGTCAAAGAACAAAGATTACGCAGTAGATTTATATATGAATTTTACTAAAAATCATCAGAAATTAGAGAAATTATATCCAGGATTAAAAGATTATATACTAACATCAGGATTCTCTGGTTTTCAGATTAAAGCGGAAGAAGGACAAACTTTCGGATTATATGGAACTGCATATCTAAGAGATAGCTCTTCGGGTAAATATATTATCAATCCTTCAAATGGATTAAGACAAACTGCTGGAAGCCCTAAGAGATTTGGAGATATATATCCAGATTGGAATATGGGCGTAGGTGCTGATATATATATAAAAGGATTAACATTAAGTGTATTATTTGATTTTAGAAAAGGTGGAGTGATGTATAGTGGCACTACTTCGGCTCTGAGAACAAGTGGACTTGCAGCTGAAACTGCGATAAACAGAGAAGGTTCTTTTATAGATGATGGAGTATTATTAAATGGAGATGGTACTACAAGACCAAATGATGTTCCTGTTGCTAGTATTGAAGATTTTTGGAAAAACAATTATGCTACAAGTTTAACAGAGGCAAATGTATTTGATGCATCTTTTATAAAACTTAGACAAATTGCAATTAGCTATGCACTTCCTAGTAAATTCTTTGAAAATAGTAAATCAATTAAAGGATTTAGTATAGGAATATCAGGTAGAAATTTAGCATTGTTAAAATCACATGTTCCACACGTTGATCCTGAGACAAACGTATTTGGGACTAGTTTAATAGGTGAAGGATATGAGTTCTTAAATTCACCATCAACAAGATCATACGGATTTAATATTAACCTTAAATTTTAA